TGTAGGAATCACTAGAGGATGCTGATGAAATCTAGCAGGTAAAGTAATCGTATGTGCATCATCAAATTGCGTTTTTAAATGCGGCGGCGGGGTGGCTGTCATATAAATGAGTGCTTTTTCCATTCTTGCTGCATTTTCAATCGTTTGCATTAAAGAGGGATCCATTGCGAGTGGGAAAGCATCGACTTCATCAATAAATATAACGTGAAAATGCCGCTTGAATCGATACAGTTGGTGTACTGTCGAAATGACAAAATGTGCTTCATGCTGCTGCTGACTTGCTTGATGTAATATATCAATCGCTTCATTTAAAAATGTTTGCTTAATCCGCATACTCACTTCAATGACCACATCTAGCCGTGGTGAAACGACCGCGACATTGTATCCTTGACGACGTGCTTGAGCAATGGCTTCAAACATCATCTCGGTCTTACCTGCACCTGTCACGGCATGAAGTAATAATGATTCATGACGCAGCACAGCTTGAACAATGTGATCAGAGGCATATTGCTGTTGTGCCGACAGTTGAAAGGGTAACTGATACGCCGCTTCCGAACGACAAGTGACACTTCTCAATGTAAAAACAGCTGTCACACTATCCATCCGTCCCATTTGAATGCAGTGACGACAATAGGTGATTGTTTCATTCAGCACATCACTTTCATATTGATAAAAGTGGTGTCGTTCCTCAGTTGCACATCGTGTACATCGCCATCCATTTGATCTACGTGTCACCCCCTTGTCTACTTGAATAATTTGATTGTCATCGTATAACGTCGCGTCTGTTACGAGTTGGCCATTAAAATACATTTTGAAGCTCCTTTCAATAACATACACGTCCCAACGCCTCATTTTACTTTTTTAATTGGAAAAATTTTTTCTGACCGTACCTACTTTTAATACGACATCTCTTCAAAATAAAAACAGCCCCCTACCTAGGAAGCTGCTTTAAACGCATTTGATTGTTAACGTTCAGCATTGATTGAATCAGGAACATCGATATGACGGTTGACGACGCCGATACCAAATCCACCTAATCCTAAATGCGATGTAATAACGGGACCCAGTTCTGAAAAGACAATATTTTTATTCGGATACTTTTCTTTGAGATCTTTGTAAACGCCTTGAGACTCTTCTCTATCATCGCCACCAATGACCATAATCGTCGACTGTTCATATTCGTTCGATAATTCAACCGCTTTATCTTCAATTAACTTTAGCGCTCTTTTTTTCGTACGCACTTTTTCGTAAGGGACAATCAAACCATCTTCAAATGTCAGTACAGGTTTCATCTTCAATAAATTTCCAATCCACGCTTGGGCACCTGTAATACGGCCACTTTTATGCAAGTTCTTCAAGTCATCTACAACTAAAAATGCCCCTACATGTTGAACCATATCGTCTAGGTCTGCCAATATTGCCTCGACATCTAATCCTTGTTCAATCAAGTCTAAAGCACGCAATACAAGGGAGCCTTCAGGTAAACATGCTATTTTGGAATCGACTGGATGTACACGAATCCCCTCGACCATTGTTGAAGCTTGCATCGCCGTTTGATATGCCCCACTGATGCCACTTGAAAGATGCACAACAATAACATCCGTGTAACCTTCATCTCTATACGCTTCGTACGCACTGATCATTTCACCAATGGCAGGTTGACTCGTTGTTGGGATAGATTCTGACGTTCTTAATATTTCATGAAATTCGTCCGCAAAGATTGAAATATTTTCTTTATAGTTTTCACCGCTTTCTAACGTAATACTTAACGGTACAATACGAATATTGTTTTTTTCTAATATATGTTGAGGGATATAGCTTGTTGAATCAGTCATGACAGCTATTTTCATGTTTTCTTCCTCCTCTAAAGCAAACACTTAATTTTAATCACGCATATGTGCAAAAACATTCATCATAGACGATACTGCTTTTTGTATGAATTGATCTCGACAGTTTATTATATAACAAATTTCATCATGGAATGCTATTTTTTCATGCTTTCTTTGTCATCACGACATTCTTTATTTCCACATATGCTACTATCATACTATATTTTGCAAAGTCATGTAGCATACTTTCACAATCTTTAACTTAAATCTAAATATAGTATAATGAGTTAAGCAATTATTACAATAAAGGGTGACCTGTATGACAGATTCAGTAATTACAATTAAAGATGAACACATTATAGAAAACGTCATTAGTAAATCTCGTTTCATTGCCCATATTAAACCGGTCCATGATGAAGATGAGGCAAAAGCATTTATTGAAGCGAAGAAAAAAGAACACCGTGAAGCAACGCATAACTGTTCGGCATATACGATTGGTGATACGATGCTCATTCAAAAAGCCCATGATGATGGCGAACCGAGCGGCACGGCGGGTGTTCCAATGTTAGAAATGTTAAAAAAGTTGGATGTCCATGATGTCGCTGTGGTAGTGACCCGCTATTTTGGTGGGATTAAACTTGGAACAGGCGGGCTCATACGTGCATATGGCGGTGCTGTACGTGATGTGATCCAAGATGTCGGCCGTGTCGCATTACGTCCGGCGATTCCTGTCCGTATTTCGATGGCTTATGATTTAACTGGAAAATTTGAATATGAACTCCAATCGACTACTTTTATGCTTCGCGACACCGCATATACAGACCAAGTGACGTACCACATCGATGTCCTTGAAGAAGAATATGAGGCATTCATACAATTTGCCAATCAACATACTCAAGGTAAATATACTTTAGAAACTGACCCAGTGATGCGCTTACCTTTTGACATTGATTAACTTTGTAACCTAGTCCAACATTTCCTTTCTTGTACTTTCCATATGCATCCAAGGCTACATACCGTATGAAAACAAGCATGATTCGCTACTTTCAACCGTGTAAAAACTTGGGGATGGGACATAAAAATTTTTGATGCTATTGATGCAATATTTTTGTTAAACTTGCCCTCCCTATGATTAGTGGCTTTAGATTGCCTTCATGGCTTCGCGTTCTTACTGTTTTGCAAGTGTTTTTTTAGTATTTTGGCATCACTGAACTACACCTAGCTAATTTTAAAAATTTTTTCTAGGTGTTATACTGAATGTGTAGGAAAATTTTGAGTTATTTAGTCATAACGAGTATGACTAGTGTAGAATTTTCCTGTGTATATAACTCAAGATGTGCATAGTGCTTGGCTAATGGAAGTGGTTATCCTAGGAAGGCTTTATTGAGTTATCCTTTAAATGCCTTGTAGCACGTTCAAAGTCATATCTTGAGTTTGTAGTGTTTAAGTAATGCATAACTTTAATGAGCTTGTTCACACAAGCAATCATGGCCACTTTATGATGTTTATTGTAAGGTGGCTCTTTTAATTTATAGTAATAATCGCAAATATGATTCTGCTGACGGTGTTGATTCATAATAAAAAGCTCAACCATTTGATAGAGAATTTTTCGTGCTACACTACTGCCACGCCGATTAATACGGTCTTTTTTATAAACCGTTCCTGATTCATATCTGACGATATCGATACCAACAAACGCATTGAGTTGCTTATTCGTCTCAAAGCGATCAATATTCCCTAATTCCCCTGTGAGTAAAGCCGCATTTTGTTCTCCAACACCATTGATACTTAATAAGACGTGATATAATTTTTGATCAGCACATAATTTTTTGAGTTTAGCGACATAATTCTTTTTTCTACCAATGAGTCGAATTAAATCTTCAGTAATATCTTTGATTTCTTCGACAAGTGGGTGCTCTTCGTGGACGGTAATATATGTGTTTTGAGCCCATTCAACAAGCTTGATAGTCAGATTTTCAAGATGTG
Above is a genomic segment from Staphylococcus delphini containing:
- a CDS encoding DEAD/DEAH box helicase family protein, producing the protein MYFNGQLVTDATLYDDNQIIQVDKGVTRRSNGWRCTRCATEERHHFYQYESDVLNETITYCRHCIQMGRMDSVTAVFTLRSVTCRSEAAYQLPFQLSAQQQYASDHIVQAVLRHESLLLHAVTGAGKTEMMFEAIAQARRQGYNVAVVSPRLDVVIEVSMRIKQTFLNEAIDILHQASQQQHEAHFVISTVHQLYRFKRHFHVIFIDEVDAFPLAMDPSLMQTIENAARMEKALIYMTATPPPHLKTQFDDAHTITLPARFHQHPLVIPTFKYFKLRVNKVQFYLFTRMKAQQEQQRTTLIFFSDIREMKRFFETYAPLMERLGLVYSEDPERLHKVEALRNGLYDIMLTTTILERGFTMPYLDVWVVDSHRYTSTALIQIAGRVGRKAVCPDGDVLFLHEGRTKAMYDARRQIAEMNQLAKKRGWIK
- the fakB1 gene encoding fatty acid kinase binding subunit FakB1; translation: MKIAVMTDSTSYIPQHILEKNNIRIVPLSITLESGENYKENISIFADEFHEILRTSESIPTTSQPAIGEMISAYEAYRDEGYTDVIVVHLSSGISGAYQTAMQASTMVEGIRVHPVDSKIACLPEGSLVLRALDLIEQGLDVEAILADLDDMVQHVGAFLVVDDLKNLHKSGRITGAQAWIGNLLKMKPVLTFEDGLIVPYEKVRTKKRALKLIEDKAVELSNEYEQSTIMVIGGDDREESQGVYKDLKEKYPNKNIVFSELGPVITSHLGLGGFGIGVVNRHIDVPDSINAER
- a CDS encoding IS110 family transposase, whose product is MHIFGIDISKASAFVAHYEDETFVKELDLFYDSKNLLQFYTYLKCFEDKLLIFEATGVYSTIIRQFCINHNIKHICINPLEAHFKMKSLRRYKTDKVDAHKLAHLGFTLDEKYIIHHTSDEDIERKSYTRLIMRIEDDLTKLKTRLKERLSQVFPSLQDLVKHNYNIPNLRLINLFAHPQFVLNLTKQQLKKLIKQHNNCQKTHLENLTIKLVEWAQNTYITVHEEHPLVEEIKDITEDLIRLIGRKKNYVAKLKKLCADQKLYHVLLSINGVGEQNAALLTGELGNIDRFETNKQLNAFVGIDIVRYESGTVYKKDRINRRGSSVARKILYQMVELFIMNQHRQQNHICDYYYKLKEPPYNKHHKVAMIACVNKLIKVMHYLNTTNSRYDFERATRHLKDNSIKPS
- a CDS encoding YigZ family protein; translation: MTDSVITIKDEHIIENVISKSRFIAHIKPVHDEDEAKAFIEAKKKEHREATHNCSAYTIGDTMLIQKAHDDGEPSGTAGVPMLEMLKKLDVHDVAVVVTRYFGGIKLGTGGLIRAYGGAVRDVIQDVGRVALRPAIPVRISMAYDLTGKFEYELQSTTFMLRDTAYTDQVTYHIDVLEEEYEAFIQFANQHTQGKYTLETDPVMRLPFDID